The genomic region AATAGAACATTTCTAACAGTTTGCTGTGATGGTCATAAACTATTATTAGTTGGGTTTGAATGAAATTAGAAACAATTAAACCCACCAGAGCTGTTTTGATCTGTAAAATGACCTCGTGACAGAGCTGATGcctcttaaatgttttttttttaattagacgAATAAAACACTGGTGAAACTCTTTCTTTGTGCTGAACCCATCCAACCTTCCGATGAGTGGACACCCTCACTGCCCTGTATGCACGGCCTCGGCCACATATTGGCTCGTCCCAACAGCAGGATAAAACTCGGTTAACAATCATTGAAACCACAAAAAGCTAATACATCCTCACAGTTGAGAAGCTTGAGTGAGAATGACGTCGATTGATAAAAGACTATCAAAGAATTACAGATAAACCTTGTGGGGCTGAATCTAATCATTATCTGAGCCGAAGCTGTTTGCAAATAGTGAACCAGACATAATCCTGATGGTAATTCATTCACTTTGTGCGTGCGCACACTTTAGCTTTTTATAGGAAGAACCACTAAATTCACAACTTCAGCTTCATCTCCCAAACAGgatcaaaacaaaactctgatACAAATCTAGACATGGCGCTGTAGGGAATTCTTTCGCTCGTAAACTTCGAGTAAGTAGCTCGGAGAGTTTGGCCTTTTGGTCTGTGAGGAAATCGGACACAAAGCAGATCTGTTGTGCGTGCAGCAGAGCGTCCGTACGCACAGTTGGATGCTTGTTGGGACTGAGGGCCTCTGTGGAGCCCTTGATGTTGTTTTGAGCAGAGCTCTGCAGGATAAGTGAATACAAGCCAGTGAACTGATGATGAGGCACACAGAAAGTTCAGATTCCAACCGATTTATAATACTCCGTCAGTTCTCTGATCCCATTATAATGCTGCCTGCCTCCAGAGTAAGTTCATTACGGTATTATCTGGAGGGTGTTGTATCTAGATCACAATATGTAAatccctcctgcagcagaatatttatttgtaGTAAAATTGGAAGGCGTCTATAGGATGTTTAGATAATGCTGTCGCTGTAGTTTACAGTTAATCCTAAATTGAATATGATAAAGTAAAATCAGCAACACCATACAAATGACATAACATGATAATCTTCATTAAGGGAGGATTTATTGCAAAATTGTTGTTGAACCACACCACCCCCCAGTCCTGTGATAATGGTTCTATCTACCGGTAATTAACTTGCAGTTGGTTGTTTGAAGTCTTAACGGAGTCTGTAACCAGAGCATAGGGCCTATGTTTCTCTGCGATGCgtgcttgttttctttatttgataATTACTGTTATGATTGTAGAAAGGCAAACACACATTCTCAGAAAGAACCCCCCCGTCCCAGTGTAGAGCATAGGGCCTTGTGCCTACTCTACACTTTTGACATTGTCAGCAGAGGGACGGAAGTTGCTGCTATACTTTTCTCTCCCTCAAGTCGCGTGCTTCCTGGCCGCCCTGCAgttattgtgtgtttgctgtgctgAATTCTGCTCTCTAATTGCAGAGATGACCATGGCTTCAGCCCTCTCCACTGGGCATGCAGGGAGGGTCGCTCCAGCGTAGTGGACATGCTAATCATGCGAGGGGCTCGTATAAACGTCATGAACCGTGGCGATGACACGCCGCTGCACCTCGCCGCCAGCCATGGACATCGTGACATTGTGGGAAAGGTAGGTTTCATGCAAACACTGGGACATGCACAAGGTGATGGTTCCCTGGTATTGTTATGTTTGTCAATGAAAACCAGGACTCAAAGCGGGAGTCAttaagctccccccccccccccccccaagaagaCAAAGCAATGAGGCGATGACACGGACAACACTGCTTTGTTCTGCAGATGGAGGCGTGCAGTGGTGCAGCGGCTTCTCTAGCTCCCGGTTTTGGCCTTagtatgaatgtgtgcgtgGAGAACAGTGAGTCCGAGCGTGTAAGATTATTTTACTATTGCCCACTGTTTGAATGACGTGttagaatgacaataaaagttCCTTGATTCCTTGAAATCAGTCGTCCGACGTCGGTTCAGGTTTCCCTCCCAGGTTCCCCTCAGGATAGCTGCAACTCACGGTCTCAGTTTTATCCGGTAAAGTGGCGGATTAAAAGTCTTGGCCCCAACCTGATCTCAAACATTAAACGGTTAGGAATCCTGACTCGCCAGTGGAGGACAGATCAAAACATGTTTCTTGTCTGGATGTGTTCCTTTAAGTAGGTCATATCTGAACAAATAAAAGTAGACTACAACTTCTCTAAAATAAGATAATTATAAAGTATGATATTAGCTTTACACACGAGGATTAAATTGTGCTTTCTTTGCTCTGTCAGTTTcttgctgttgttttgttgtgttttcattgtgtGCTGTTGGTCTGTGGTCGGATGTGTTTTGTGCTTTGATCGAGTTCCCCGTGGTGACAATAAAACTTGCGCTTACAAAAAAATGGGCAACAAAATAAACTCCTGGTTTCTTCACAGCAATCCTTTTCCCCTGATGATTATCAGAATATGAACACGACTGGCTCTCTCTGTGGTCTTTTTTTCCAGAATAAATCTTTTCTTGAGTTGCATGTCAAAGGTTCCCTGGAATTTAAGTCAAAAGCAGAACTGTTAAACTGACGCCTGTACCTCTttgcaaagacacacaaatcTCATTGGTTAAGacgatatttattttttcaagttTGTTTCTCAACAAAGGATATTATGAAATTTTAAGTGAGGTCATCTGGTTAGCAGTTCTACAGTTGCTAAGTTCTTGTCTCATCTTGCATCTTTTGATCACACTTTGATTTTGGTCACTCAAATAGTGTCTTGCAAAATAACATAAGAATTTAAAGGTGCAGTCGTCAATCAATCAGGAGCTGCAATGAAACTCTGAATATAGGGATTAGTTTATCCGTGACCGGGACCCTTTGAATTACGTCCCTGACTGTACTGCTTGGCATTTGGAGATGGACCATGGAGTGATAAGTGTGGAGATAAGTATATATGAATGATGCTGTGAAGCTTCTGCTTGGAAGTTTCAGATTTAGACTTGCTGCTCTTGTGGTTGATGTCTCGGTACCTTCTGGTACATGCTTGGAAGCAAGGTGAACCTCTGTGTTTTGTTGGCAGCGTTTCGACTCATCTCAGTGTGCAGCCTAAACGTGACCAGCCTTGTTTTGCATATAAtcctttgtttctgtttctcttttagCTGATCCAGTGCAAAGCAGACACAAATGCAGCCAATGAGCACGGCAACACTCCACTGCACTACGCCTGCTTCTGGGGCCAAGACCTCGTGGCTGAGGTTGGTGTGCCCCCTGGTGGCGATACAGCTTTTTTGTAGTATATGCAAGTCCCATCGTGATAAATTCTAAAAATGTTGCAAACACTATCCTGTCCTTTTTTTCAGGACCTTGTGAATAATGGGGCTCAGGTGAGCATCTGCAACAAATATGGGGAAACCCCCATGGACAAAGCGAAACCTCACCTTCGTGAACTCCTCAGAGGTATCTTGACTCGTTCCAGCAGAGTCAGAATCCAATTTGTTtctgtgtaaaaaacaaacaaacattccgTGGCGTTCTCTTTGTCTGTCCACCGCACAGACAAAGCGGATAAAATGGGACAGAACCTGACTAAAATTCCCTTCAAGGACACATTCTGGAAAGGCACCACCAGAACCCGACCCCGTGAGTCCAGCACATTTTACATTAGCTTTTGGATTTGGGATGTGGTGTTATTCCCCCCACTTTGTCCATCCACTCTGTTTTGAAAGTTCACATGACTATGTGATTCATATGTGCTTTAACTTGCCACTCGTCTCAATGTTGTGTTTTTAGGTAACGGCACTCTGAACAAGCATGCAGGGATTGACTTCAAACAGCTTTCTCTCCTGGCTAAAATAAATGAGAACCAGTCAGGAGAGGTATTGTACACTGTTGTATTTCACTCTTATTCTTTTGGTGTACCCGCACAGTACTCGCATGTCACTCAATTCACTTTCTCTGCATCTTTCTCATTGGTAGCTGTGGCAAGGGCGTTGGCAAGGAAATGAAATTGTCGTAAAGGTGCTAAAAGTTCGTGACTGGACCACAAGGAAAAGCCGAGATTTCAACGAGGAGTATCCGAAACTCAGGTTATTATTTAAGCCTTGGTTTTCTACAGCCATACAGAACATAGAGTTCTGTGCTTTTGTGTCCCCTCATTTGTCTGTTTACATTGTGTTGAACCAAACATTTCTTTTGAGTGTTGCATCTCACATAGAGCTGCCTCTCTTGATGTCAAATCCTTTATGGGTTTGACtttatatctgtctgtctgtctttctccctTTTCTGTTCCTCCCTCCCAAACGTGGGCTCCATCCCAGGATATTTTCCCACCCAAATGTCCTACCCATGGTGGGAGCATGTCagtctcctcctgccccccaccccatcatcatcacacactgGATGCCATATGGCTCCCTCTACAACGTGCTGCATGAAGGCACCAGTGAGTACTTGAACTCTGGTCCCAAAAGTCCACACTTTCACCCCCTTGAGTGATTCGCAGGGATTTGTGATTTATCACATTTAtgcatctgtcattttgttgcCATCTCTTTTTGTCGATGTCACTGTCGTGTGGTAAACGTAAGGTAGGCAATAACCTGTTTGGGTTTGTTAATCATCCTGCTGCCAGATTTTGTGGTGGACCAGACGCAGGCCGTGAAGTTTGCGCTGGACATTGCCTGTGGAATGGCCTTCTTACACACACTTGAACCCATGATCCCTCGCCACTATCTCAACAGCAAAAGTGTGATGGTAAGAATAACTTGTGTTTTTAGCGTAGCTTTCAGGACTAagtaaaggaaaaacaaaagaggGCATGATCAGTTAAATGCTCGGAAGACATGTCAGTCAGTGTCCCTTGTGTCCCACAGATAGATGAAGATATGACTGCCAGGATCAGCATGGCAGATGTCAAGTTCTCCTTTCAGTGTCCTGGCAGGATGTACTCGCCGGCGTGGGTAGCCCCTGAGGGTAGGCGCCACTCGTACAACACAGGGCCATAGTGACTGCCACAACAACCCAAATGAAAGCCTGAATTATGGGTGCTGGGAACGCCAGACTGGCGCAGAACTAATTGTTATCTACAAATATATGATTTCCACTTGACTAACAGTAAACAGGAAATTGGAAACATAAACTCTTTTTACATGTGAAAATAACCAGAAAGCTTGTGCATTAGTGAAGCAACGGCAAGAACAGGTTTTAAATTATGTATGAAGTATTAGATTGAGAGCCTAAAATTTGGGTCAGTCATGATGTATGCATCAGCAATAATTCTGCTAACTTATTGGCTGTTCTGTGTCACCTCGAGTTTACAGAGCTCTGTTACGTACtgtaatttattaattaattgggAATGGAACTAGAAATCAAAGTTGCATCCTCCATTTTATTGCCGTCTATGAAACTCAGTTTCCACATAGCATCATATTATTCGCTCGACTATTTGGGTGTTTGGGATGTTATCATGTTCATCAAGAACTTTTATTACTTCCCAAATATGTTTTGCTGATGCTTAATTCTGTCctacacaatttatttttgcctCAATCAGTGCATAACCATTTCACGACACACATGAGTTATAACGTCTGAGCTGTTAGAATTACAACCCTTGTTCAAAAGTAGTTAATGCAGTGgagttaaatatttttcaattgtaaaaaacaaacaaaaaaaacctgaatgtaAACATTCTGATTTCAAGCTAATAGTCACTTTGTTTATACACAACGTGTGTGCAAACTTTTATTCAAGCTGTGATCGagtattattttttgttgtgtAGTTTGGTGGTTTGCTCACACGAGTTGCTCTTCGTGGTTTCAGCCCTGCAGAAGAAGCCAGAAGAGATCAACCGTCGGTCGGCAGACATGTGGAGCTTTGCTATTCTGCTGTGGGAGCTGGTGACCAGGGAGGTGCCGTTTGCGGACCTGTCCAACATGGAAATCGGCATGAAGGTTTGCGCCGCCATTTCTGCCTAATGCAATTAGATCTGAGTAGCAAACAGTGGCATGGACAGTCGGCTATTATTCATAATTCattcaggaaaatgttttctgcaATACCAAACGCGTGTTTTGATTCCCAGGTTTCTTTGGAGGGTTTGAGGCCTACTATCCCCCCTGGCATTTCACCCCACATTTGCAAACTCATGAAGATATGCATGAACGAAGACCCAGCAAAGAGACCTAAATTTGACATGATTGTGCCAATTCTGGAAAAAATGCAGGACAAGTGAAAATCCTCACCTGACCCCACGTACTGAAGCGGATGCCTTGCTCCTCACGGTGATGTGGTGCTTACCAGTATTGCCTTAAACTCCTTCTCTGCCGCTGCATTCAAAGCCACTGTTGCTTCTGCTTCTGAAATGAATTCAGCAgcagtcacttttttttttcatttttcagtaTGATTCAAGTCGTTATGTGCGTTCTCCTTTGTCAGTGATCCACTGATACTGTGTCGGCAGCCTGTAATCACATAGTACAATGTTTTTTAGTCTGCTCGATTGAACAACCTGTGGAAGTCAGCATGACAGACTGCTGTTTTTGACTCGGTGGATTATGGCCTTAATTTGTATCTGACGCACttaaaacaaagagaaagaaaattcACATTGtaagaaaaacacacagtaaaGAAATGACATTAATTCAAAGCTTGGCTCAAGTAGGAAATGTGTCTTTTAGCAACAATCTCAAGCATGAAAAATGTCTAAAACCAAGCATTAGGGAGACTTAATGAAAGGTATCGATGTGAGAACGTAGCAGTGTTGTACCATTCAGCTCGGCTCCCTAGTGATTGGTCCACAGTATTGAGTTTGACCTGTCCTGAGCATTGGTGTCTGATCTGTTTCCTGTGCAGCCTGCTGGCATTGATGTAAAGCTGGCCATGCAAACCTTTTACGCTCTGCAGCAAACACGTCTGTGTTGATCAGCGCAGTTTCGTGAGTATTACAAAGCATTGCGATAATGCAGATTTTCTGTCATCAGTTGGAAAATATAATGAACTTGATTACACAAAGTTATAGTAATctagtttattttcattatttaccaTTGGAAATGTATGTTGCAGTTTTATTATGGTTTTAATTGTGCTAGATGTACGACATCGCAAAGAGACAAATCTCTGTTTAAGTATCTTGACAGATCATAACCTTTATGTCATGTCCAGTAATCAAATCTGTAATGATTCGTAATGTCAGGAACAAATCAGGCAACCCGGACTAATTTATTCATGGGTATCGTGTGTACAAGACTGATTgtggtcttgttttttttgtgtatggGGACCTTTTCCCCCGAACAGGGGTATGACTACATTGGAAGCTGTTCCCAACACAAGGTGACTGGGAAATAAAGAGTCGATGTTAACATCCTGCAAACTGCCAAAATGTTTGCACaattattttctacattttgatTCTGAGATGATTTCAGACTCCGTATaactttttttatgttttgctgtCATGCATTTCAGCTCTTCCACCAGTTTGCTTGTATGTGCCGATTCACATTGAAGCCAAAATGCAGaataacaaaatacaaatgtatgtatttataagtatattaaaaaggaaatataaaaatatagcCAACTTGAATGTGTGGATTGTGGTGGGGATAGGACATTGGGTTATTTCATAACACTTATTTTGTTGTTCACTGTGACCTTAGGGGACAAAGATCAATATATTAGTTCTATtaatttaatagaaaaaaattgtgttgatgtttttcagaagatat from Brachionichthys hirsutus isolate HB-005 chromosome 11, CSIRO-AGI_Bhir_v1, whole genome shotgun sequence harbors:
- the LOC137901171 gene encoding integrin-linked protein kinase, with product MDDIFTQCREGNAVAVRLWLDNTENDLNQGDDHGFSPLHWACREGRSSVVDMLIMRGARINVMNRGDDTPLHLAASHGHRDIVGKLIQCKADTNAANEHGNTPLHYACFWGQDLVAEDLVNNGAQVSICNKYGETPMDKAKPHLRELLRDKADKMGQNLTKIPFKDTFWKGTTRTRPRNGTLNKHAGIDFKQLSLLAKINENQSGELWQGRWQGNEIVVKVLKVRDWTTRKSRDFNEEYPKLRIFSHPNVLPMVGACQSPPAPHPIIITHWMPYGSLYNVLHEGTNFVVDQTQAVKFALDIACGMAFLHTLEPMIPRHYLNSKSVMIDEDMTARISMADVKFSFQCPGRMYSPAWVAPEALQKKPEEINRRSADMWSFAILLWELVTREVPFADLSNMEIGMKVSLEGLRPTIPPGISPHICKLMKICMNEDPAKRPKFDMIVPILEKMQDK